In Nanoarchaeota archaeon, one genomic interval encodes:
- a CDS encoding YgiQ family radical SAM protein: protein MISKTKQEQDFDIIIITAEHYGDHPLSPAGVIAKVLDAKGYSIGIIETPDWKQDKDFLALGEPKLCFCVTSGSIDSMLNNYTPLKRKRSEDPHAKIVEMPDRALMVYCNKIKKLFKGTKIVIGGIEASLRRFAHYDYWENNIRSSILADTRADILAYGNGELQSIEIAERLANNRDLYGIAGTCIFSKTIPNGFKALPSFEDVKKDTKQFCKMQNMFSINENLAQQHTDRFVLQFKYPKYTPQFLDWIYSLDYSRNLSEESLLKLAQFSVVTHRGCIGECSFCSIAQHQGSKIISRSKESILCEIKKITKHPQFKGYIDDLGGPSANMYGMDCKTACPKSCISCKKLDLSHKKIIDLLQSVRKIDGVKKVFVRSGIRYDLAIESPKYISELSLHHISGCLKIAPEHFSKKVLALMNKPDGKFEKFKAEFEKLNQNTKQALKYYFMVAHPGDDITECRALGKKLKDFDNIDSIQIFTPTPMSVSTCMYWAGMHPKTLEKVRVPYTYNEKKALKNEVFRHLKPEYQFKSYRPKKRKK from the coding sequence ATGATCTCAAAAACAAAGCAAGAACAGGATTTTGACATAATTATAATCACTGCAGAGCATTATGGCGACCACCCGCTAAGCCCTGCCGGTGTGATTGCAAAAGTTCTTGATGCAAAAGGCTATAGTATCGGCATTATTGAAACTCCGGACTGGAAACAGGACAAAGATTTCCTCGCGCTTGGAGAACCAAAGCTCTGCTTCTGCGTAACTTCAGGATCAATTGACAGCATGCTGAATAATTACACGCCGCTTAAGAGGAAAAGGTCTGAAGACCCACACGCAAAAATCGTTGAGATGCCGGACCGCGCGCTTATGGTGTATTGCAACAAAATAAAGAAGTTGTTCAAAGGAACTAAAATAGTAATCGGAGGTATTGAAGCCTCTTTGCGGCGTTTTGCGCACTACGACTACTGGGAAAACAATATCCGCTCAAGCATACTTGCAGACACAAGAGCGGACATACTGGCCTATGGCAACGGCGAATTGCAATCAATAGAGATTGCGGAGCGCCTTGCAAATAACCGCGACCTGTACGGCATAGCAGGCACATGCATATTTTCAAAAACAATCCCGAACGGCTTCAAAGCATTGCCTTCATTTGAGGATGTGAAAAAAGACACAAAGCAGTTTTGCAAAATGCAGAATATGTTCTCAATCAATGAAAATCTGGCGCAACAGCATACAGACAGATTTGTCCTCCAATTCAAATATCCGAAATATACGCCGCAATTTCTTGACTGGATATACTCGCTGGACTACTCAAGAAACTTAAGCGAAGAATCGCTTTTGAAACTCGCGCAATTTTCAGTCGTAACGCACAGAGGCTGCATCGGAGAATGCAGTTTCTGCTCAATAGCCCAGCACCAGGGCAGCAAGATTATTTCGCGCTCAAAAGAAAGCATACTTTGCGAAATCAAAAAAATCACAAAGCACCCGCAGTTCAAAGGCTATATTGACGACCTTGGCGGCCCTTCTGCAAATATGTATGGAATGGACTGCAAAACAGCGTGCCCAAAAAGCTGCATCAGCTGCAAGAAGCTTGATTTAAGCCATAAAAAAATCATAGATCTTTTGCAGTCTGTGCGCAAAATAGATGGCGTAAAAAAAGTATTTGTGCGAAGCGGAATAAGGTATGACCTTGCGATAGAAAGCCCGAAATACATAAGCGAACTGTCTTTGCATCACATATCCGGATGCCTGAAAATTGCGCCAGAGCATTTTTCAAAAAAAGTGCTTGCGCTTATGAATAAGCCGGATGGCAAATTCGAAAAATTCAAAGCAGAATTTGAAAAGCTGAATCAAAACACTAAACAGGCGCTCAAATACTATTTCATGGTCGCGCATCCAGGTGATGATATAACCGAATGCAGAGCTCTTGGAAAAAAACTCAAGGATTTTGACAATATTGACTCCATACAAATATTCACCCCGACGCCTATGAGCGTTTCAACCTGCATGTATTGGGCAGGGATGCATCCCAAGACGCTTGAAAAAGTGCGCGTCCCGTACACCTACAACGAAAAGAAAGCGCTCAAAAACGAAGTATTCAGGCATCTGAAACCGGAATATCAATTCAAGTCATACCGGCCTAAAAAGCGTAAAAAATAA
- a CDS encoding rhomboid family intramembrane serine protease, whose translation MARITNTLLIVTIAISLLEMPFPALQENLALNPSKILTNPWMLFTSLFVHVNIGHLLMNMVALLIFGASLEKVIGPKKIISVYFTAGLAGSIASFFFYPHSYSLGASGAIMGVVGCLTFLRPRASIWFGASLPVIVFSALWILTDLIGLFVPSDIGNAAHLAGFATGIAFGKMWKKKFREEHEIRKRVRRALK comes from the coding sequence ATGGCGCGCATAACCAATACATTGCTGATTGTCACAATAGCAATATCACTTCTTGAGATGCCATTTCCTGCGCTCCAGGAAAATCTCGCGCTTAATCCTTCGAAAATTTTAACTAACCCCTGGATGCTTTTTACATCGCTTTTTGTGCATGTAAATATAGGGCATCTGCTCATGAATATGGTCGCGCTCCTGATTTTCGGGGCGTCTCTTGAAAAAGTGATTGGCCCAAAGAAAATAATTTCTGTTTATTTCACAGCAGGGCTTGCCGGCAGCATTGCTTCTTTTTTCTTTTATCCGCATTCATATTCCCTTGGCGCGTCAGGGGCGATAATGGGTGTTGTAGGGTGCCTGACATTTCTGCGTCCACGGGCATCTATATGGTTCGGGGCAAGCCTGCCGGTAATTGTATTTTCCGCGCTCTGGATTTTGACAGACCTCATAGGGCTCTTTGTGCCGTCGGACATTGGAAATGCTGCGCACCTCGCAGGATTTGCAACCGGAATTGCTTTCGGCAAAATGTGGAAGAAAAAATTCAGGGAAGAACATGAAATAAGAAAAAGAGTGAGGCGCGCGCTTAAATAA
- a CDS encoding IS3 family transposase, with product GQSINHKKVLSIMRNDNLLCIRKKFRIITTDSNHNLPVFQNLIKDIEKSALKQLNPHNSA from the coding sequence GGCCAATCCATCAACCACAAAAAAGTTCTCAGTATAATGAGAAATGACAATCTATTATGCATTCGGAAAAAATTCAGAATCATAACAACAGATTCAAACCACAATTTGCCGGTGTTCCAGAATTTAATCAAAGATATTGAGAAAAGCGCCTTGAAGCAATTAAATCCGCACAATTCAGCGTGA
- a CDS encoding metallopeptidase, with the protein MKFESAPDIQARVCEIIQRLELKHIRAENIVCMRSHNSKAKAYARIWSLPRIWQKALGVEAHYILEVLSHYFDSRGKDDQDRTLIHELMHVPKTFSGALVPHKCFAKRIDARSVEVLFKKLRNQTEQPVDISVVKLDKKGVSFFQKILNR; encoded by the coding sequence ATGAAATTCGAATCCGCGCCGGACATACAGGCAAGAGTTTGCGAGATAATACAAAGGCTCGAACTAAAACATATCCGCGCCGAAAACATAGTATGTATGCGCTCGCACAATTCAAAGGCAAAGGCTTATGCGCGCATCTGGTCCCTGCCGCGCATCTGGCAGAAGGCACTCGGAGTTGAAGCGCATTATATTCTTGAGGTTCTGAGCCACTATTTCGACAGTCGCGGCAAGGACGACCAGGACAGGACTCTGATACACGAGCTTATGCACGTGCCAAAAACGTTCTCAGGTGCGCTTGTGCCGCATAAATGTTTCGCGAAGAGAATTGACGCGCGGAGTGTTGAAGTTCTTTTCAAAAAATTAAGGAATCAAACAGAGCAGCCCGTTGATATATCTGTTGTTAAACTCGATAAAAAAGGCGTTTCATTCTTTCAAAAAATTCTGAACCGATAG